The following coding sequences are from one Lolium rigidum isolate FL_2022 chromosome 6, APGP_CSIRO_Lrig_0.1, whole genome shotgun sequence window:
- the LOC124666407 gene encoding uncharacterized protein LOC124666407 yields the protein MYGDRLTPAAASVAAVLRDDDLLREIFLHLGFPNYLIRAALVSKWWFFQISDPAFLSRFRDRHPPRLLGICVGSPSLYQFVPLPQPPELTAVSRRAAASCNDAFAAVRGQCIKHCRNGRFITGFFHGDRFRYSLLSPLLAEEPVTVLPPTPVSRRDWKVRPQKAFTEIFLPEDGGSDGITLVNLWSVGGKVSAELYVMRSGGWGVPATAATELELPDEHGATFLKAMLPPVHAKVFLVTTFGYTLVLDLATASFFTLELPVGVGHNYNISCADGSGLYLVNVDGFQLSVWLYQMTGGDNHAGGWLLVDTFCILDACRRVAADSWVPKNGDFFGVLAVGENAEFVFLDHVASGVLFYIHLRSRLAEKVYQRRTSGAALAYSVLDHIRCSPFMMSWPPIFPALGGGPDQQE from the coding sequence ATGTACGGCGATAGACTGACGCCGGCGGCCGCATCGGTGGCGGCGGTGCTCCGCGACGACGACCTCCTCCGCGAGATCTTCCTCCACCTCGGCTTCCCCAACTACCTCATCCGCGCCGCCCTCGTCTCCAAGTGGTGGTTCTTCCAAATCTCCGACCCGGCCTTCCTCAGCCGCTTTCGCGACCGCCACCCACCCCGCCTCCTCGGCATCTGCGTCGGTTCTCCAAGCCTGTATCAGTTCGTGCCTCTCCCTCAGCCCCCGGAGCTCACCGCCGTCTCACGACGCGCGGCCGCCTCCTGCAACGACGCCTTCGCCGCCGTGAGAGGTCAGTGTATCAAGCACTGCCGGAACGGCCGCTTCATCACCGGGTTCTTCCATGGCGACAGATTCAGGTACTCTCTCCTGTCGCCGCTGCTCGCGGAGGAGCCTGTAACCGTCCTCCCGCCGACCCCAGTGTCCCGCCGTGACTGGAAGGTTCGCCCTCAGAAAGCATTCACTGAGATTTTCCTACCCGAGGATGGGGGCAGCGATGGCATCACCTTGGTGAATCTCTGGAGTGTTGGGGGAAAAGTCTCTGCGGAATTGTACGTCATGCGATCCGGCGGATGGGGTGTCCCTGCCACCGCGGCGACAGAGCTAGAACTCCCGGACGAGCACGGTGCAACCTTCCTCAAAGCAATGCTGCCACCAGTCCACGCCAAGGTCTTCTTGGTGACCACTTTTGGGTATACACTGGTTCTTGATTTGGCCACTGCAAGCTTCTTCACCCTTGAGCTCCCTGTTGGAGTGGGGCACAATTACAATATCTCATGTGCAGATGGTTCCGGGCTCTATCTTGTCAATGTGGATGGGTTTCAGCTCAGTGTGTGGCTCTATCAGATGACAGGCGGCGACAATCATGCAGGCGGCTGGCTGCTGGTGGACACATTTTGCATCCTGGATGCATGCAGACGTGTTGCGGCTGACAGTTGGGTGCCAAAAAATGGCGATTTCTTTGGTGTTCTTGCAGTCGGGGAGAACGCTGAGTTTGTATTCTTGGATCATGTGGCAAGTGGTGTTCTCTTTTATATTCATCTGAGGAGCAGGCTGGCTGAGAAGGTCTATCAGAGGAGGACAAGTGGAGCAGCTCTTGCTTATTCGGTGCTTGACCACATACGTTGCTCTCCCTTTATGATGAGCTGGCCGCCTATCTTCCCGGCTCTGGGCGGAGGACCTGATCAACAGGAATGA
- the LOC124662470 gene encoding thioredoxin domain-containing protein PLP3B-like: MEELGLETSSIVDNELEELFELSLRMFDTRLPPGVTVLSPFAEDSSLTKVGVEAPTKWLEITKKDEVDLDELLDDPELERLLISVFSTQQREVEKREVLKRQGHGEYREITEGDFLAEVTRGDKVICHFYRCKIMDKHLKALAPVYLGTKFVKLDAENAPFFVTKLAIKMLPCVILFKKGIAVDRLVGFEDLGGKDDFSTRALENILKRKGVAHEKVKDDNDQNDQTCRRTVRYAMGGL, translated from the exons ATGGA GGAACTTGGTTTGGAAACATCGAGTATAGTAGACAacgagttagaagaactgtttgaGTTATCTCTTAGAATGTTTGATACAAGATTACCACCTGGAGTAACCGTTCTCTCGCCCTTTGCTGAAGATTCTTCACTGACTAAAGTTGGAGTAGAG GCACCAACAAAATGGCTTGAGATCACAAAAaaagacgaagttgatcttgatgAATTATTGGAT GACCCAGAGCTTGAGAGATTGCT CATTTCAGTTTTCTCTACGCAACAGAGAGAGGTTGAGAAGCGTGAAGTGCTTAAGAGGCAAGGTCATGGTGAATACAGGGAAATAACTGAAGGAGACTTTCTAGCGGAGGTCACTCGCGGTGACAAGGTCATCTGTCATTTCTACCGCTGCAA gatcatggataagCATTTGAAGGCACTTGCGCCGGTCTATTTGGGGACTAAATTCGTCAAGCTTGATGCCGAG AATGCTCCCTTCTTTGTGACAAAACTGGCAATTAAAATGTTGCCATGTGTTATATTGTTCAA GAAGGGTATTGCTGTTGATCGGTTAGTTGGATTTGAAGACCTTGGAGGTAAAGATGATTTTTCTACCAGGGCATTGGAAAATATTCTGAAGAGGAAAG GCGTGGCGCATGAGAAGGT GAAGGACGACAACGACCAAAACGACCAaac GTGTAGGAGGACTGTTCGATATGCGATGGGAGGACTGTGA